From the Pirellulales bacterium genome, the window AAACGAGGACTGGGAAAGGAACGATGGCTGGGTAGAATGTTGCACGTCTGTTTCCTCCGTGAACACTGGGTGAATTCAGGACCAGTTTGGGGGAAACAGACACTTTTCGAGAATACCAACTCCAACGTAGGTTGTTACCCTGCTTTGAACCACGCCTATTCTCCACAAGTGTTGTAGATCGGCAGCACGCCACCTGATCTCCCACGTCAAGTGTTTTCAAAAGCGGTGGCTTTCAGGGCGGGCAGCCGCTTGTCCCGGCGCGCCGGGACTCGGTGCGTCCCTACGGGGCAAGTTTGCCAATCGACAGCGAGCATGATGACGTTCAAGCCCGAGCCGATGCCCAGCATCGCCACCCGGTCACTGGGCGAGAGGTGCCCTTGCTCGATGCCGATGGCCGCCGTGACGGGCACCGCCGCCGAGCCGGTGTTGCCCAGAAACTCGACGGTCGAAAAATCGGCCTGCGGACGCAGTCTCAACGTCTCCAACAACCGCCTGCGGTGCGCCACGCCGACCTGATGGGAGAATACTTTGTCGATATCGTCCACGTCGCAACCCAGCGCATCGGTGAATCGGGCGAAGGCCTCTTTGGCGGTGGCCACGCCGGCGTGCAGCAATCGCTCGGAGTCGGTCGTCATCCAGGGCTGCATACCGCCGGCCACCGATTCGTCGCCGCCGCTGTGGCAGAGCGCGTGGTGTTGCGTGTTTGCCCGCACCACCGACGCAGTCAGCCGGTTGTACGTGCGGCTGATCTGGCGATCGACCAAGAGCACCGCCGCGCTGGCCGAGCCGATGGTGAGCGAGGCCACGGCCAGCTTCATCTGCTCCCGTGTGAGCGACGTGTCGCGGTTCAGCCTGTCGATCGTGGTCTCCACCAACGGGCGACTGCTTTCGGTGCCGACGACCAGGCCGGCACGAATCTGGCCCAGCTCGATCATGTTGGCCACTTGAAGCATGCCGTTCAGCATGCCCAGGCAGGCGTTCGACGCATCATAAATCGTGCAATCGGGGCCGA encodes:
- a CDS encoding 3-oxoacyl-ACP synthase III, with protein sequence MRYQRVCLEAFGYTLPDEIVTSAEIEERLAPLYRRLRLPEGRLELMTGIRERRFWPPGTLPSDVSIQSAERAIAAGGIDKADIGCLIHGSVCRDHLEPATACRVHDGLGLGPDCTIYDASNACLGMLNGMLQVANMIELGQIRAGLVVGTESSRPLVETTIDRLNRDTSLTREQMKLAVASLTIGSASAAVLLVDRQISRTYNRLTASVVRANTQHHALCHSGGDESVAGGMQPWMTTDSERLLHAGVATAKEAFARFTDALGCDVDDIDKVFSHQVGVAHRRRLLETLRLRPQADFSTVEFLGNTGSAAVPVTAAIGIEQGHLSPSDRVAMLGIGSGLNVIMLAVDWQTCPVGTHRVPARRDKRLPALKATAFENT